A window of Diadema setosum chromosome 2, eeDiaSeto1, whole genome shotgun sequence contains these coding sequences:
- the LOC140246360 gene encoding tripartite motif containing 13-like — MACGVDKALEQLLQCPICHGKLKDPKLLSACGHTFCKECLSGLINHHAGEGSATMECPLCRKRMSVSRTRVDNLLTNFIANGIMEVHNGIMEALEIAKRSNIPKNPCPKHPQIEMKFACEPCHQIICSDCALTDHLKHGDGPKSL; from the coding sequence ATGGCGTGTGGTGTTGACAAGGCGTTAGAACAGCTTCTCCAGTGTCCGATATGTCATGGCAAACTTAAAGATCCTAAGCTTTTATCCGCATGTGGACATACTTTCTGCAAAGAATGTCTGTCAGGCCTGATCAATCACCACGCTGGGGAGGGCTCTGCGACCATGGAATGTCCACTGTGCCGAAAGAGAATGAGCGTGAGCAGGACGAGGGTTGATAATCTTTTGACTAACTTCATTGCGAATGGCATCATGGAGGTCCATAATGGAATCATGGAAGCACTGGAAATTGCCAAGCGCAGCAATATTCCGAAAAATCCGTGTCCAAAGCATCCCCAAATCGAGATGAAATTCGCGTGCGAACCTTGTCATCAGATCATCTGCAGTGACTGTGCCCTCACGGATCACCTCAAACATGGCGACGGTCCAAAAAGTCTATAA